The window GGTGTGTTGCCTGCTGGGCACAGGTGGAGAATTCTCTTTAGCAACCTGTTTTGCTGCAGTGATTACTGTAAAATTTTACCATGGAGAGGGTTTCTTTGAAAGCAAAGTGACTCTTGTCATTAGAAGTTGAAAGGCCAGTGATTTTGAGAGGAGAATAAGGCTTTTCCTGGAGGGagtggggtgtttggggggtgTAGCCATGCTAGAGGGGttacattctttttctttgggaCAATCCTGTGCATGGGCATTCCCTCAGGCACTGGGGGTGCTGCCTCTTGGACCGGGAAGGCAGTTTTTGGGGGGCTGGAGGTGCATCCAAATCACTTCTGTGCCAGTTTTGTGATGAGAGCTTTCCACTCCGACCTCTTCTGGGTGATGTAGGAGGgggtgaggagctgcagcagaggctccATCCGGCCCTGGAAGTAGCCATGGCACAGAGCCTCGGCATTGCAGATCACGTACATCCCACAGTCGTAGCTGTTCTGCTGCGCCGGCGCCTTCTCCTCTACAAAGGTGGCTTTGCCCCCTCTTTTTCCCAGAAAGGCCTCCAGTTTTCCTGCCACTTGCTTGGCATGGACAGAGTTGCATTTACTGTGGGAATCGTAATGAGCAAAGCACTTCTTGTCCCTGAAATAAACCAGTAAGCTCCAGTGGGTGCCCCCAGCGGCCTGGCTGGAGTTGTCATTGATAggcaggaacagcagctccttgcGGAGAAGGTCCAGCGGCTGGAGGAATATGGCTATTTCTTCCTGACTAAGGGCACACTTGATGAACTGAGCCACCTCAGGGCTGATGAAACAAACACGGTGGCTGAACTCCTGGAACTGCTGGTTGGAGAAGTACTCGAAGGCGAAGCCGATGATGTGGTCGTTGAGCCAGTTTGGAGGCTCCAGCAGGGCCACGTCCGACTGCCTCAGCAGGCTGTCCATGTAGCTGAGAACCACGGGATCCATCCTGCGCTGCTCCGGGGAACCGCCAGGGCTGCAACACAGAGACGGAACACGGGCTGGAAATTGGATCACAGCTGGGATGTGATACAGCCCAACAAACGCCTCGAGCTCTTTCTCAGCAGCAGTAAGCGAGAGCCCAGGATCCCCAAATGGATATTTGCAGGACCATGAACAATCCTGGATTGAGCAGCAACCTGCAGTGGCTCCAGTGAGATCAACCATCCACCCTGAGGATCTGAAGCTCACAACAAAGGAGTTTCAGAGCAGTTCCTGCACAGAAACTGGGAGTGAACCAGAAGTCAGGTGGTGTTTGGGTGTCTCAGTGTTTTACCTGTGCAGTGACAAGCACTGCAGTTCTTTGCACCACTGGTATTCCCCTAAATAAAAACGTTTTTGGGCTGTCTGACAGACATATGGGCCCTTTCTCCAAGCACAGAGTGTCCCAACTCTGTGCCAGAGGCATGACCTGTTCCAGGAGAACCTGCTGGGCCGCCAGCACAGGAGGCACAGCCATGAGTAAGGAGTAACAAAGCAAGACAAGATAACAAACAAACCAGTTCCCAACCATGGGAATCTTTATGATAACTCTCTACATAGCCAGAGTAGGATTTAGAAGATTTTCCATAGGGAAATTTGATTTAGAGCTCCTAAATCTACCCTGGTTTTCCTTTAGCTCTGACACCCTGCAGCCCTTCCAGGCTCCTCAATGCCTTGATGCATCCACAGCCTCTAGCTCCTTTCTtggccaggacagggctggaaaTGCCACAACTTGGGACAGGGGTGACAAGGAGCTGGTTTTGGCCTCACCCTTCCCTCCTCTGTCCCAAAGGCAGCACAAAAACATCTTCAGATTTCTGAAAGCCTCATGTGAAAGCTCAGAATGATAAGATCACTTTAATATGATTCACTATAAATAAGTCACCAATTTTCCATCACGATAAACAGGAATGAAGCAAATGGAGCGTTCTGTTAGGAAGAAGTAGATTCACACTTCTTATTGTGACATGAATCATGAGGAATAACCCTTCCTGGCCTGAGATGCATAAATTAAGGGATTTGTCTCTCAAAAATCTTGGCAAGGTCCCCTGGCATGTGACAGGCAAGGAACAGAATGGATGAGGCATGGTCCACGTGTAACACATCGGAAGGAAGGACCGAGGTGAGTGTTTGGAACATGAAACAGCCAGTGAGCATTTCTGTGTGGCTGGAGGATCCCGGAGATGCCGAGCAGCAGGAGTCACCAGAGGAAGGGAGCAGCCCTTGTTTATGCTGAGCCAAACACAATGGTATTTGGACACACTTCCGACCTTAATGTGCTCCATCTCTCCAAGCTCGTGGTGCAAACCTTTGTAGTATAAAAACTAGAAATACAAACAGAATCCCAATAGCTCCTCAGCCTGCCCGAATATAGCCTGGTTTAAAGATCTGGACATCCTCCAAACATCCAGTTTGGGGGTTTAACATGGGCGCTGCTGAAATACTTGAATGTGCCTATGAAATGCCCCAAAATTTCCTTTACATTGTGTTCTTTCTGCTTCATCTTCTCCTGGACATGTAGAAGTGCAGCCAATAGCTTTCCACTCCACACCAAGAGGGATTAAGGGCAAGGGAAGCGTGTGTCCCGTGCTCTGTTAATTTTCCACTCTGCAGAAACAttgctgtctcttttttttttctttttttttttttttctgtcatgaCATTTGGCAGGTTCCCCCAGTCAGGAAGGAGAATACAAGTGCTTAATTGCCACTAGCtactacttttaattttattgccATATGGTATTTGTGAAACTGCCTGTGAGTTCCCTGGGATGACTCACCACATGCAGCTCCAAGGAAAACCCTCGGGAGGCTCCCTCAGAGCGGGTCAGGTAAGCAGCGAGGACCAAAACAATGTGGTGAGGCTGTGAAAAGCCACTGGTAAGGTGGATCTTTTGGGGAGAACCTCCCATAAGAGCTAAAGATGGATCTGCAGAGGAGCCAGGATGTGGATCCGAGCCTCTGAGGAGTGTTGAAATCCCGACATGGattgggagcagctctgctcagccacAGCCAGGACTCTCCTCCTGAAGGTTCAGGCACGCTCTGTTCAGTTTCCataaaaataggaataaataCTGGCACAGGCCTGGAACATTTGCTGGAGGAGCCAACAAGTGTCTTGCTcgtttgttttatttgcatatTAGTAGCTGGAATTTGTGCAAATTCCCTGGAATCCTCAGCTCCTCCAAGGGATTTCAGCTGCCCTGTTTCCAATGCTTAGATGAGGAAACCAGGGAGAAAGGAACATTTCAATACCGACACCATCATCTCATTTACAGATTTGAAAACGGTGCTGTGTTGCATCAATAGGGCAAGAGGTCAAGTTTCCCTCACTGAAGTTAAAGTAATTTAACAAATTAGCTGCTGACATTAGTGCCAGTTCAATCCATGAATGGATGGGGCTCTTTCGTATCCAGATGCAAAGCAAAGCCTGTGTTTTCCAACACTTGACCAAAATGCACACCAAACCTGTCATTTTCACACCATTAAAGACAACAACCCTCTGCAGGTAATTGTTGAAGGCACTTGAGAGACCAGGAATGAGACTCCTTAGTAACTGAGCGTAAAAAGGCAGTGACAGAGCAAAGGGAGTGTGAACTAAAGATGAATCAGAGTCCTAAAgtctattttaataaattaaaggTGCTAAGAACCTCCAGCATAGTTTAAGGTTGAATGGTTTAAGGTGATACGTCACTAGAGTCCTGTTCCTAATTTAAAGAACATGGAGGTAAATAGGAAAATGGTCACCTGGAAGACCAAAAACACAGACTTtatcagggagcaggaggaaggacaGAGAAGGTTTTGCCTTTGAAAGATCAAGAGTAAAAGACCCTATGGTTTAACTTTCTATTCACTTTTCCTGGAAATATGGGGTTTAGATACCACATCTGGATAGTTGTTAATGGAGCAGGATTAGTCAAGGAACATTAATTTCTATTTAccagcaggagccaggctgggtgACACCTGAATCTCTGGACTTACGTGTTTCCTGACAGAGCCAGAGGAGAAACTCAAGGAAAATTAAACAACTCAACCAGAACAGAAGCACAGTTGTCTCcttttttgttaaatatatGTAATCTCCCTACAGCTGTAGGTTTTAATCCCTGTATGATACAAGAACATCCCACTTCTGAAGGTTCAACAGGCCATGAGTGCtgaaatgagaggaaaatacTCCAAGCTCTCTACTGACTACGCCCAAACTTCTCTGTTCTGGGCAAATTCCCCAAACCAGAGACTCTGCAACCAAACTCAGGACCTCTCTTGGTGTCACAGCATCTCCCAGGGCATGTAACCAAGAGCCGCAGCAACAACACCCAATGGTTTTTGCTCCCCAGGATGGGGTTGACCAAAACCTGGagtttaacaggaaaaaaaccctcagcgACCAGAATGGCTGAGGACGAGCAATGGCACCGGGAAGGTCCCGGAGGTCCCGGTGGGATCGGTACCGATGGGATCCGGCTCAGATCCTTAACCCAAATGCCGATGCACTCGCCCCTCACCTCCCACAGAGCGGGTCTAATCGAGGGAGCAGTAGGAAGGAATAGGGAGGGAATAGAGCTTGCCTGAAAGACTTGGAGGTCACAGGAATTCGGTGAGGAGCGGGAATTCTGTCAGGGGAAGCGGTTCGGGGTGTCCCAGGCCTCTGGGAGGAGCAGCGGTGCTGACCCCGAGCGTCTCCCGGTGCCGGGATCGGAGCCCCGGGGAGACCTCGCTCATCCCATCGCTGCTTTCTGTGACTGACCGGGAATTACGGGGCCAGGAGAGAGTGCACCCGGGCCAGGCACAGGGTCAGGGCCTGGctggggtgggagcagggaccaCCCACAGCACAGTAACTCACCTCCACTCCTTTACCCACCttacctttgtttttccccttaaaaCGCGGGCTTGAAGCTTCCGGGCCCGAGGCCGGGCAGCACCAACCCCCGGCGGCTGCAGCGTGCGCGACCCCCGGACCTTACCGGCACCATGTGGCACCATGTGGCACCATGTcccgccgtgtcccctcccgtgtcccctgccgtgtcccctcccgtgtccccccggcTCTCACCCGCCGCCTCatcgcccgccgccgccgccgccgctcggtTACCGCGCACTGCCGTAAAGCGGCCGCGTCGTAACGCCAGGGAGCGTGTCCAAGGGGGCGTGTCCCGGGCGTGCCCGtggcggggcggggcggtgcGCGcgcctccctccctgcctgcctccgCCGGGCGGGCGCGTGAGGGCGGCGCGCGCGCGCGGGCAGTCGGGCAGCGcccgggcggcggcggaggcggcgggAGCGCCCGTCCGcacccccccccgcccccttcCCGGGACCCTTCTCAACAccgacccccgggacccccggacCTCCCTTAGCACCGATCCTCCTCAGCACCGAGCCCCGGGACCCTCCTCAGCACTGACCCTTGGGACACTTCTCAGCACCGACCCTCCTCAGCACAGACCCCCGGGACATCTTTTCAGAACCGACCTCCTTCAGCCGACGACCCTCGGGACCCCctcagcggcggcggcggcggcggctgcgggcgAGGGATGCGCCGCGCCCCGACACCCAGGTAAGCGGTGGCGGCGGGGAGtggagcggggcgggggccTCCGGTGCGCGGGTGAGGTGTtagcggcggggcgggggtcGTGAGGAGAACCCCGCCGGAGCATCGCGGGGCCGGCAGGAGCCTTTGTTCGGCAGAGAAGGGCGAGTCTCCCCGGCGCTGTGGGGTCTGCCCGGTGTCGCGGAGTCCCCCCGGTGGTGTGGGATCCTTCCCGCCGGAGCCGCCCCCGGTGGGTGCCCGGTgaggggcggccccgcgcccccccgTGCCCGGGGGTTCACCCCCCGGTGCCGTTCACCCTCACCGCGGGTGGGTTGGACCCACAGAACATGGAAAAATAAGCCTGGGGGGAGGAGATTTACCTCAGAGGcgtccccagtgtcaccagtggGGCCGTGGGCTGTAGCCCTGAGTGTGGCAGTAGCCCTGGGGCCACGGCTGTGGACATCGGGACGGGAGCGGGTCGCGGTCGCCCGCGGACGCCCCGTGGCTCCGGCAGCCCGGTACGCCACGCAGAGCCATTCCCCAGTCCCCATCAGCCATTCCCACCCGTCGGAATGAGGCATACCTGCCTTTGCCTAGCACACTGTTGGACTTGACGGCGCTTCCTACCCTGGCACGCCGGACTCTTGTGGGAGCACTGCTCCTCCGAAGGTTAAAACAGTCCGTATTTTTTTTCCGGAATTTTCCTAAACGTAGCCAAAACGGCCTTTGCTGtatcccaaaaaaataaaccccctCAGACGTGACCTGCGCTAGGATCTGCCGTGAGTTCGGAGCCGGGCGTTTTGCCGCCCTTCTGCTTCTCCAtcggcctcctcctcctcttccatttACGTTTTCCTATCCCCAAATCAAGCCGAGGTTGATAAAGCGGGGAGCGTGAGCTCAGCAGAAATCATGGCTTTGCCATCCCTCGCTGCAGCGCGGTCCCTGCCCATCGGCGGATCAAAAAAATAATCACGTAGCGGCAGAGGAAGGAGATTTGCTGCTACGGGAGGAAAAGCGGCGCGGTGCCTCGCTCAGTCGATAACCAAGTACTGTAATAAATCGCTCTGTAAATAGATTGCTAGGTGGAGAATTGGGTTTCTGGCCGGCTCAAGTGCTTTCCTGACTCTTTTCCCGTGGGACTGCTAGGAAATGACAGGGGAGCGTTGTGTTCCTGTGGAGAGGTGCGTGGATGCTGCGGCGATGGGCTGTGAATCCTTAAGCATGACCTTACAAATCTGAGCTTATCCATAAACTCCGGCTAGGTCAGAGTCTGCGTTATCCTTCAAGACCATCATCTTTTCAGCCCCTCACCCTACAGTCACACAATTTCCCCTACTTCCTTGAGTAAACTCACCAATTTCAATGACTTTTctcattttaacattttatttaattaaaagagGGTTTTCCATGCCTTTTCCCCTCACTAAGGCTGTCCCAGTCTTTGCCCTCCCTCCTGTAATTTTTGATTCCCAAGACCATTTTGGAAGCTGTCAGTCAGGTTGCTGATGGCAGGGAAGGTAATTCAGCAGCCCCAGCGCACAACTAATAAGCTTTTGTTTCCTGGGCTATTGATGATGGTGCaacttcatatttattttttatttatttatgtatttattgtGATCAGTGCATAAATCTGTGTGGCTTTAGAGATTCTTCCTCTATGTTGAAAGGCCTGGTATTCATCAGCAGCGCTTGGAAAAGGCTATATTGGAATTCatcatatatttaaaatgtagATCTGTTTTGTGAAGTTTTTGTTCTGTGCACCCACTACTCCTGTTATGATTTATAAACTCCacattttaaccttttttttccttctcattttggATGAGGAAGCTGCATTTTAAGGTTGAAGGTATCAAATGCCTGACATGACTACTACTGTTACAGCATCTTTCACAGACACTGGTACTGAACCACTCAGACAGTCCAACCTTTGGGATCCTTTGCCAGGCAAATCTGAATGCTTTATGCCTAAATTATTTGTATCTGGGATGTTTATGGTGTGTTTCGTGAGCGTTGATCAGGTTTGCAGGAAAACCCCTGAGAATGTGAAGCACCTGAGGTCGGGCACCTGGGAAATGTGAAACCCAAGTTACCTGTGCAGCCTTAATTTAGCTCGTGTCAAGGTGTGGCTGGACTTGAAATCCTCAGCCCCTGCTTGATTTCTGGGAGAACAGTGTTCTGCTCTGGATGGAAGAGCAGATCACTCCTTCACATGCCCGCAAGTCAACAGGGGGAGTtctgggagcacagggacagtgctgGTCCCTCCACTGGTTTTGCAGCTTGGCACCACCAAGCTGGCAAGGAGCACCAGGGTTCTCCATCACAGGCTTGGGACCACACTTGTCCTGTAGTCCTGGAACTCAAATACCTCAAGTCTGGGGAAACCAGGAGCAAACTTCCAGTGCCTGAATGGGGTATAcaaggaagctggagagggactcttCTTCAGGAACTGTTGTGCCAGGAccagggggaatggcttcctgctgccagagatcggggttagatgggatattgggaataaaTGGTTGGCTGAGAGCGTGgcgaggccctggcacagagaagctgtggctgccccatcacTGGAAGTATTCTAGGCCAGGTTGAaaagggcttggagcaacctgggatagtggaagttgtccctgcccatggcagagggtggaacaAGATCAgcttttaaggtcccttccagcctaaaccagtctgggattctgtcaTTCAAGTGTGACCAGAGAGTTTCTAAAGTCGTTTGGGTTGGTTGATTTTGGTGAGCATAGTGTGGCTGTTTTCGGCTCAATTCTAGTTCTTGCTCTAAACCGTGCAACTTTTGAACTCAAGTcccttaaaaatacatttacgAGGGAGCAAACAAGGTTGTTGAACCACTGGAAGCATCTTAGCCGGTCAAACTTGATTTCAGAAATTCCTGCGTCCCCTCGGTTTGTAAATAAAAGGGAATTTGTGTTCTTTCCCACTTGCACGCGAAACACCGGGGCTGAAGGCATGTTTATTGTGTTGCTGATGaagctcccagcctggccctggactCTGGCTCCCTGGCATGGGCTGGGTGCAGGTTTCAGCTTTGGAACATGGTGTGTTTTTTGTGCTGAGGTTTAAAACAGCATCTGAATTTCTCAGGCTTTGTCCTGCGTGCCGACGTTTGCTTCACTTCCTCTCGAGTGAACGGGATTTCTCCCCTCTCGACAAAGTAAACATgagcataaatatttaaaggatCACGGCTCAAGTTTGCAAATTGGAGACTTTCTCTAACATTCCTTTGGACAAAAGCGGTAGCATTGGACATTTGGGATGTGTCTGGGTGCttccctgctctggggagaaGCTTGGTAATTCTTTGGGCTTCATGTGGCAAAACTattctgctgtgttttcaggTTAGGTGGCTGGGATTATCACAAAGCTTGGGTTTCTTATGGAATTCTGAGGACACAATGCTGCTGATAGGATATCTGTGGATCATTGGAATTGAGAttgtttttgtggaattttatttttcttctacacAGGCCAAAATTTTCCATAGGCTTTGGGTTTACGGGTGAAGGCACAGGTGGTCAGAGTTGAGACTATAGAAACCAAACACGTGAAACTCTTGCCAGATAATggataaaaacaggaaaaaagggaaatggaatagtctttgttttctttgtttgacTCTTTAATATGAAATCTCGAGCTGTGTTTGACAGGTTGAACACCATGGTGATATGTAAGTCTCACTCCTGTGATTGTGTCAATGTCTTAACCTCTGTGTCTTggaattaaacttttaaaagtgAAACTCAGCAAACCGCCTGACctcagaaaatatgaaaattcaGGAGGGAGGGCTACTGAACGTGGACTTTTAGAGCTGAACTaatttttgtgtctgtttttaAACTATTACCAAGAGTTGCAGTTTTGTTAGACCTTGTGGTAGCATTATTCTGTCTGTGGGGAGGAATCTATGGATTCCTTTTTCACAAGTACCTGTGGAAATGTGCATCCCTTTGGGAAGGGACGAGATGTCTCTTTGTGTAGGGTTATCATACGCCTTTGACTGTTCACACTGTGCCAAACCATGGTTAGACAAAGCCATGGGTCATAGTTTTGGGCTCTGTTGGTGTTTTTTGTCAGCCCTTTTTTAGAGTTTTGCCAAGAGCCTCATGAAGAGACAAGAGTGTGGTATCCAGCCAGGCAAATTTTTTGCCGAGGGAGATGGGGCTGAGGAGTGGAAATGCCATGGTGCCGCAATAGGACCGCAGTGAGGCCAGGTCATGTCGATGCCCTCATGGAAAACAAGGAAGATGGGAGCTACAGGAGCTGATGAGGCAGGCAGTTTATCCTGGGCAGACGCACAGTGTGTCCTGGTCTGGCTGTAGATACCTGTGCTGTCTCTGCATTAAGCACTCAGATACAAACTTGAAGTTTTCTTGGACCCTTTGAGATCCATCTCCATCTCTATATCCCAAGGAATACTGATATTCCGTAATTGCATGCTTTCTCTGTTGATGTGAGATCATCACATGGGGAGCTCAGCCAACTGTGTCTCATCCAAGCTCTCACTCACCTACAGAGatatgttgctttttttttgcagctACATGCCTGACTTAAAACAACATG of the Poecile atricapillus isolate bPoeAtr1 chromosome 11, bPoeAtr1.hap1, whole genome shotgun sequence genome contains:
- the SENP8 gene encoding sentrin-specific protease 8; this encodes MDPVVLSYMDSLLRQSDVALLEPPNWLNDHIIGFAFEYFSNQQFQEFSHRVCFISPEVAQFIKCALSQEEIAIFLQPLDLLRKELLFLPINDNSSQAAGGTHWSLLVYFRDKKCFAHYDSHSKCNSVHAKQVAGKLEAFLGKRGGKATFVEEKAPAQQNSYDCGMYVICNAEALCHGYFQGRMEPLLQLLTPSYITQKRSEWKALITKLAQK